The sequence below is a genomic window from Thermoflavifilum sp..
GCCTGTATATTGCCATTCCGTGTCGAGTTGCGCATCGCAGGCTTCAGGATATTCTTGCAGATAACTTTTATGCAACAATTCATGGCGAGCCAGCGTAAGTCCATTGCTCCCGATGCCGCTGTTGTACCTTTGTTCGTAAATGGTCTGACCGGCAGATGCCAGACCCACAATCACATCGCCTTCATGGATATGTTCATTGGTTACCAATCGTGCTTGAGGCCAGCGTACCGTGATGTTACCATCTACGATGATGGTTCGTACCAGATCGCCTACATCGGCGGTTTCGCCGCCTACGTAATGAATATCCACTCCATACCCGCGCAGTTGTTCGATGCATTCCATTGTGCCTTCTACCAGTGCTTTCAACACTTCCGCGGGAATCCATTTTTTGTTTCTGCCGATGGTAGAAGTGTAAACAAAATGCTGATAGGCTCCCACACAAAGCAAATCATCGAGATTCATGACCAGTGCATCCTGGGCTATACCCTTCCAGATGTTGATATCACCGGTTTCACGCCAGTACAGATATGCCAGTAGCGACTTGGTACCCGCACCATCGGCATGTGAAAGGCAGGCCCATGCCGGGTCCTGAGCCAGATAATCGGGAAAAATCCTACAGAAAGCATGCGGATATAGTCCCTGCTCGAGCCGGGCGATAGCAGCATGTACTTCTTCCTTGGATGCGGATACGCCGCGACGATGGTATAGCGAGTCTTTCACGGAAACAGCAAATTAAAATACAAATCTACAAGTTGGCCGCCAATGTCGGGGATGATAGTCTCATTTATGGATGTGCTGTGCCTGCATCGGGATGGGCGGTGGCCAGCACCACTTTAGCATGCAACTGCCTGGCTATTTCCATGACCTTCACCACATCGTCAATCGGCACCGTTTTATCAGCATTAATCACAATGGTAGCATCTACCTGCTCGCTGGCCAGCCTGGGAGCCAGTACCTGCATCAATTGATCGAAAGGGACCTGCGTGGTTCCTACGTAATAGCGCTGTTGGGCATCTATACTGACCACCACGGTTTGTTTGGCTTTGGTATTGCTTTCGGCACGGGGCAAGGAAAGTTTGATGACGTTGGGGTTGGCCAGTGTGGATACGATCAAAAAGAAAAGCAGGAAGATAAACAGAATATCGTTCAGGGCGGAACTCTCCACCTTAGCCTCTTCCCGTCTTCTTTTCCGCAAGTCCATGGGTTAACGTGTTGGTTCCTGTAAAATATCAATAAATTCTGCCGCTGCCGCTTCCATCTTGTTAATCACCTTGTCGATCTGCGCATTTAAATAACTGTATCCCATATAGGCGAAAATACCAATAATTAATCCCGTAGCCGACGTAATCATTTTTACATAAATACCTCCGGCAATGGTTCCCAAAGTAATATCAGAAGTAACTGAAATATTGAAAAAGGTTTGAATCATACCCGCTATGGTACCCAGAAAACCAAACATAGGGGCTACAGCTGCTACCATGGAGAGGATAATCATATTTTTTTCGAGTTTATAAATTTCCAGCTTCCCTACATTTTCCATGGAGCGTTCAATATTATCAATGGGTTTACCGATACGCTGAATACCTTTTTCAATCATGCGGGCGGCCGGATTGTCGGTATTCCTGGCCAGCGTGCGGGCGGCGGTTACGTTACCATTCATGATATGATCGCGAATCATGTTCATAAAATTATTTTCAATACGGCCCGCCCTGCGAATGGCAATAAATCGTTCAATAAAGAAAAATATGGCGATCAGGGAAAGAATGCCCAGCGGAATCATCAATACACCGCCTTTTTTCAATAAATCAAATAAGCTGATGGATTGAGCCGCCGGCGGCGTGTTAGCCAATCGGTTAATGGAATCTGCAACCCGAAGCAACGAATCCGTGGCCTGCATTTGAAGCAAGATACCTGTCATGTAATTCCGTTTAAATGCTCAAAAATAAGTAAATGCCTGTCGATATAAAAAACGATTCCATGCACCATCTGTTATATAAGAACCTGAATTAGGAAAGTATTAACAGGTTTGCATGCCGATTCATACACAAATAGGCATGTTGCCTGGCAGGCAAATCGGGCAGGCTTCGTTATACTTGCATGCGTGCATGATTTTTTTTAGATTTTTCAAAGTAACTTCCGGGCAATCTGCTCCCAATTATCCACGCGTTCATCGGCGGGCTCAAAGAGGTTATGGTGACTGGTAAATAGTATTTTTCGCTGGATACCCGCATGAAAATTTCGGCTGTGATCGTCGATCATGATATCCGCATGTACAATATACTTGCTGCCGCAAAGGCAAATCTGTTGCCATCGGATAAAAGGAAAATGTTCCTTTAGCCAGTCAAATTTATCTTTTAAAGAATGGGGAAATTCCATGGCTGCTGAGACGACATATAAATCGTATTTTTCATTCAGGCATTTGATGACATCCACCGCACCTTCCATCACGGAAAGATCCCTGAAAAATCCGGGCGTATTTAAATAGGCATACAGCACAGCAGCATGCTCGGGCGGAACCACATCGGCCAGATGCTTACCGGCTATTTCCTCATCGGTCAACTGTTTACCAAAATCCCGCGCATACCAGGCTCTAAGTTTGGTGATGGGATCGGCAATCACTTCATCCATATCTACGATCAGCGTCATTTTCTTCATGAAATGGAATGCTTTATCATGTTCAATTTTTCACAGATGGGATGTTTTTGTAATAGCCAGCCAGCTAAGCAAAGCCATAGTCAGGCCGGTTACACAAACACCTGTCCATTGAAACTGATTCCAGGCGATATTACCCAGAATAGAGCCCAGCGTACCTCCGCCAAAGAAAGCCGTCATATAGATGGTATTGAGCCTGGTACGGGCATGAGGCAACAACGCATAATTACGTGCCTGATTCGACACATGAGCCGCTTGCAGGCCCACATCGAGCAGGATTACCCCGACTATCACCAGCACGATATGCAGGGCGGCAAAAAACAGGGTAAGATAACCACCCAGCACCAGCAGGATACCCACACGAATGGTGAGCAAAGGACTTCGACGATCGGTGATACGCCCCACTAAAGGTGCAGCCATAGCTCCTCCTGCTCCTACCAGGCCAAACATCCCGATCCATGACAGGGGTAAATGATACGGCGGGGCCTCAAGGAAAAAAGCCATGGTAGCCCAGAAAGCGGATATCGCCCCGAACAGCATGGCCCCAATCCATGCACTCTGCCTGACCACAGGTTGCTGCTTCCATAGTTCCCATACCGAAACGAGTAAGCGGGTATAACTTCCCTGAAACGCCGGCTGCTCGTCCGGTAATGTTAACCATAACAACAAATAAAAGATTAGCATCAGCAAAGCCGCTATCTCATACACCCATCGCCATCCTAAGTACTGGGCAACCCATCCACTCAGCGTTCGCGATACCAGAATACCCACCAGCAATCCGCTCAGTAAACTTCCAATCATCTTACCACGCTGAGCATCGGGTGAAAGATGGGCACCATAAGGAATCAACACATGGCACGATACACTGCATAATCCGATGCCCATGCTGCATAAGTCCAGTACCCACAAACTCGTGGATAAGCCCGTAATGCCCAGCACACAGGCTGCTAAGAGAAACAATGCTAAAATCAAGCTGCGCCGGGAAATCTTATCTCCCAGCGGTAAGATGAACAACATGCCCAATCCATAACCCACCTGGGTAAAGATATTGATGTTGCCGGCAGCCGCTTCTGATACCCGAAAATAACGACTGAATGCGCCCAGCAGAGGCTGACAATAATAAATATTCGCTACCGATGCTCCACAACCAATAGCCATCAACCAGCGCAAGCGCGACAGTGCAGCTTGTGAAAGGATTCCATCTGTTGAATCGAGCTGTGCCTGTGCTGTTGCCTTAACCGATTGTTCCATGTTGGTGCTTCTGCTACCTCGAAGTTTAAATGTACAAAATTAGGCGTCGACCGCTTGCGACGCTTTTCACATGCGTCAATCATCTGACATTTTTCTGGCATGCAAGCAAGCTGTGAAATGAAATATTAACAAGTTCGACTGAACGCTTCTGCCTAATTTTGGGCATGCAGTATTCATACAGGTTCCATCTGGTATGTTTTATTTTTTTATGCATTTGTGTGCAAGGGCATGCTCAACAAGAAGATAGCAGTGCCGTTGCTGAGATTGCCAGGCATATTCAGCTCGACTCTGTTACCATTATCGCAAGCAGAAGTGGATTTGATGTACCGGCCTTCATCCAGCGCGTGAAAGACGATACCACGTTCTATAAGGCATTTAAAACTTTGCGGATAATTGGCTTCACCTCAGAAGATAATTTCTGGGCCTATGATCAAAAGGGAAATATCATGGCAAGCTATACGGCATTGGCAAGGCAAACCCGCCACAACGGATGTCGAACATTACAGATTCTACAACAAAAGGTTACCGGTAATTTTTATAAAAATCCCAGAAAACAAACTTATCGCTATTACACAGCAGAAATGTTAGCTCATGTGTTTCTGGATCCAGGACCTGTTTGCGGTGAAGACAATATTGTCCATGGAGGAGCGCCAGAGGTGAAGGATCCAGATCATGAAATAGAAAAACATATCGAAGAATTAAAACAACTTATTTTCAATCCCGGTCAGCCTATTGCAGGCGTTCCATTCGTGGGACATAAGGTGGGTATTTTCGAAAAAGATATTTCACCGATGTATGATTTTGCTATTCATAGTACGCATGTTGATGGTGAACCCTGCTATATATTTCAAGCGGTGGCCAAACCTCGATATGCAGATCAGGTGGTGATTGATACCTTGATTACTTATTTTCGAAAATCGGATTTTAGCATTGTTTCCCGGCATTATGCGCTTTCTTACAAAACCCTTTTATTTGATTTCAATGTGAATATACACGTTGACCTGAGTTCCTATCAGGGCATGCTATTACCTGACTGGATTGATTATCAGGGCAACTGGGTTCTTGCTTTTCATCGTCGGGAGCGTGTGCATTTTACGATACGCTTTTTTGATTTTCAGAAAGAAGAATAAAAAAAGCCGGACCTCATGAGGCCCGGCTGAAAGAGTGCATATGTTTAAAATTAATACTTATCCCAGAAAAGCTTGGTAGTTACATCATCGCCTCCAATGGCTTGTGAGGCTGCATCGTAATTAGCTTTGTTCAAGGTTTGTTCATTGATGGGATAGGTATAGCGCACAGGAATATCTGTTAATGCATTCGCAGCTTTTTGCAAAGCCGGATAATCGAGTTTACGCCATTGGGTCCATGCCTGCCATCCCCTCAGATAGAGTGCAATCCAAGATTGAATACCGATTTTATGCTTCCAGTTACCCGGTGCAGTAAGGTAATTAACAGAAGGCTGAGCCAGATAAGCAAGCGCATCTGTAGATGTTCCGCCCCAGTACTCAATAGAAGCGGTAATGGCTTTATTATAATGACTCTGTGCCGTTCCTCCTACATTAAACCCGCGCTCTACTGCTTCTGCTAAGTCAAACTCTACTTGAGCGTCATCCAACCAGATGCTGGGAAAATCAGGCGCTTTCGTCATGTCGGAAGTATGAGAAAAATTAGCATAAGTGTTTCCTGCACCAGGTATTCCTCCGGAATAGTTACCATTTGGATCTAACGTAAAATAAAATGGACGACGTGGATCGTTTAACGCATTCATCGTATCGATGAGAGTCTTTGCCGGCACAAAATCATTCCGATTGCTCTGTACCAGGTTAGTCCAGATCGGATTTACATTGGGCGGAGCTGATAAATATTGAAATACCGCATTATCACTATTAGATTGAAAAACATTGGGAGCAGCGGCTTCCACAACAGTCTTTGCCTTTGCGGGATCAGCATCGGCAATCAAAAGCCCTAAATCAAGTTTTAAGGAATTAGCAAACTTAATCCACTTAGCAACATCTCCACCATATATTAAATCATTACTACCAAAGCTTTCATAGTTTGGATCTAACTGAGCAAGAGATGCATCCAAACTATCGAGCAAAGCGTAATATACCGTCTTGGCATCATCAAACTTAGGTGTAGTATTGTCGGGATTCAAAGCTTCCGTATAAGGAATATTTCCGAAAGTATTTAACACAACCGAATAAGCATACACCTCACAAATTTCTGCAATAGCCAACTTATTGGCTTTTATTTTTTGATCTTCTGTAGTAAGTGCTGTCTCTTGACGAATAAGCACCTTTGCCTGGTCATAATCTTTGATCACATCTCGATATAAAATCGTCCACCAGTTCTGGGGAATATTTCTTTCCCCTAAATCGTACTGACTTTCCTGCGGATAGGTGGTTTCAGCCCAGAATTGAACAATGAGTTCAAAAATATTCTGGTTCACATTGGGTGTAGTCATGATGTCGGTGAAAGCTTTCTGGGCATTCGAAAACAATCCCTCGCCCGGTGCGTTTTCAGGAGCTTTTGGATTATTATTTAGTTCAGAGATATTTTTCGTACATGCCCCCAGAACACCTGCTGCAAGTATGGTTACAATCAATATCTTTTTCATGATGCAATTTTTTTATTCTGAAATAATAAGCATGATGATATACTTTCTACATGAGGCTTGCCTAATTAGAACGTAAATTTCAGGTTAAAGCCATACATCCTGTAAGTAGGATAGCTTCCCACCTGAAAGCCCTGGATATTTCCTGAGCTTGGACCTTCTTCCGGATCAGCATAAGGTAAATTTTTATGAATGATCCAGAGATTATGGCCATACACGGAAACATCGATGGTTTTAAAGGGATGCATGTGTGAAACCAGTGTTTCGGGCAAAGAATAAGTGAGGTTAACTTCCCTGAGTTTAATATAGCTTGCATCAAAGATATATGCTTTATTAGGCATATTGTTGTAACCAAAACCTCTTAAACCCGTTATGGCAGCATATTTTGTATTTTCCTTGCCATCGGCAGTTACACCCGGGAAAATATATCCTCCACCCTGATCGACCGGATCACGAATTGACTTGCCATTGGCGTTTTTGGCAACAGATTCGATGTACAGACCTGTACCCTGCCCATACCACTGGTCAATGGAGAACAGATCACCACCCTGCTTGATATCAATCAAGAAATTCAACCTGAAATTCTTATAGGTAAAAGTATTACTAATGCCTCCGGTCCAATCAGGATTAATATTACCTATAACATTATCGGCACTGGCGGTGATTTGATAATATCCATTGCTTTTGACAACCGGCCGTCCGTTGAGATACACAAAGTCTTTTCCTTTCAACACGCCAAAGGGTTGGCCTACGGTAGCATTCAAACTCACGCCACCTTGAAAAGCACCGATTTGAATATTCTGTACACCACTGTAAAGGCTGATCACTTTATTTCGATATCTGGCCCAGTTAATGTCCATATTCCATGAGAAGGAATTCGTTTTCACCGGGATCAGATTCAAGGTTACTTCCCAGCCTTTGTTTTCTACATTTCCTGCATTAATAACCTTAGAGGTATATCCGGTTTCAGCAGGTATGGAAATATTGATGATCTGATTGATGGTGTTGGTTTTGAAATATGTCACGTCTACACTGATACGGTTATTCAAGAAACCAAGATTCACGCCGCCTTCATAGCTTCTGGTACGCTCTGGTTTCAATTCAGCATTATTCTTTCTGTTGGGCACTGAGAACAGTGCTACACTTCCATAAGGTGTAGGTTTGTCATACACATCGGAAATAAAGGCCCAGGGAGCATCGTTACCCACCTCAGCATAATTCAGTCGCAATTTTCCGAAGCTTAACCAGGTAACATTTTTTAACAATTGAGAGAAAATAAAACCACCGGATATGGAAGGATAGAAATATTTGTTCTTAGTGGCCGGCAGAGTGGATGATTGATCCTGACGTGCGGTAGCATCTAAGATCAGGAAATTATTGTAGGTCAGGGTAATCCCTCCGAATACCCCACCCACTTCAATCTGCTCATCGGTTTCACTGGGAGCATTAATAGGATTCAATGAATTCGACAGAGCATACAACCCGGGTATTACCAGTCCGCCATTGGTAGATGCATAAATAGAATTGAAATAAGTACGGCGGAGATTAGCACCCAACAGCGCTTTTAAGTTCAGCCTGGAAGACAAATCTTTATTAAAATTCGCTAAAAAGTCGTAGTTAAATTCTTTAAAGTTATTGTTATACCGGCTATAATAAGGCACATTCACACTTCCTACATTTCCCCGTTCTTCCTGGAGTCCTGCATATTGATCCAGTGATACTCTACCCATTAAAGATAACCAGCTGGTGGGATCATAATTCAGCATCAAATAACCAAAATACCTGTTCCTGCTATCACTTTCATAATTCTGATACCGCACAAAATATTGGTTATCCCAGTAAATGGGGCCGATATCACCACCCACAGGGTCAGTCATATTCCAGGTGATATTCTTCAATGTCCGGAAATATGCGGCTTTCTGTTCTTTGATATCCACATTCATTTCCCACCATTCCCGGAAATTGGTGGCCGGGTTATAGGCATCGTAACCACTGCCATAACGGCCTATTGCATTTTCCTTGGTATAATTGATGCTGGCCGTAGCTTTCAGCCTGGAAGTGATATTATACGTGCTGGAGAAATCTACCATATCTTTTGTGAGGTGGCTATTGGGGAGAATCCCTTTATCACCTGTACGGGTATAGCCAAGTTTGAAAGTTTGTTTATCATCACCACCTTGCACAAATACACTGGTGTTATAACTATAAGGCGTTTCAAAAAAGGTTGTGGGATCATTTTTTGCTGCTACCCATGGGGTAGGTTTGCCAAAATTGGGAGAAGTAGGATCAAATGCATCCCATTGATAAACGAGTAGATTGGGATCAAATTTTGCTCCGAACGAAGCATCTTCAGTGGTGGGAACGACCAGCGCATACTGCCCATTTACTTTTTCATACAGGAAATGAGGATCAGGAGAAGGTGGTGCATCCGAATAAGTGTAGTAATCCGGATCAAAATATCCCGCACCATATTCATGTTGGTATTTGGGCCAGGTACTCTTATCCATACTTCCGGTAGCACCGCCGATGTTGAAAGTAATACCTAACCCCTTTTTACCTTTTTTAGTGGTAATCAATATCACACCGTTGGCAGCACGCGAGCCGTATAATGCAGTGGCTGCAGCACCTTTCAATACGTTAATCGAAGCAATATCATCCGGGTTGATATCTGTACCGGTATTCCCATAATCATATCCTGCAAAACCGTTTCGTTCACTGCTGGAATTATAATTGGAATTATCAACAGGTACCCCATCAATAACGATCAGGGCCTGATTGTTACCGGTAATCGATTTATACCCCCGCAGCACAATATTGGTTGATCCACCTAAATTGTTGTTACTTTTGATTTGCAGCCCGGCCACCTTCCCGGAAAGAGCGCTCAAAAAATTATCGCTACGTGTATTGGTCACTTGATCACCACTTACCTGTTGAGCTGCGTAAGGAAGTTCATTTTTATTTCTTTCAATACCGAGTGCAGTTACAACAATTTCTTTCAAATTCTGTGCAGTAGGAAGCAACCTGACTACTACCTGATTCTGCGCACCTACCTGCACGTCCTGCGCTTCATATCCAATGGATGAGATGTGCAATACAGCATTGGCAGGTACTTCAAGCGTAAAACTTCCATTCTGATTGGTGGTGGTACCTGAAGCAGTTCCTTTAATCTGTACCGTTGCAAAGGGAATAGGAGAACCATCCTGACTGACCACTTTTCCAGTGATGGTGCGTTGTTGACCGAAGGCCCCCACAGCGCTGAAAAAAAGCGCCGTGAGAAAGAGTAAGACTTTCTTCATAGCAGTTGGATTTTGGTTGACAGCCGCAATTTAATGAATTATTAACCAAAAAATCAAAATTAATTAACAAAAAAATTGGTTAGCTTATATAACTATATCATTATCAGTATATTACAAATAAATAATATATAGAATAAAAAAGGGCCACCCCATATGTTGGTGGCCCAGGTAGGAAGAGAAAGAAATGTAACTAAAAGCTAACGAGGGCTGATATAAGTCAATGTATCAATAAATGTACGAGTACCACCGCTGCCATTATATTGCCAGGCTGCATATATGGTACGTGTGTTAGGATCATAATGGCTATTATAGCCTGGAGAATTTAATACTGTATTGCCAAAAACTTGATTAGTGACCGTAACTTGAAAGGTATTAGGGTCAATAGTATAGTTGGGTTGGTATCCTGAAGGCAATACCGAATTCGAACTATTCGACCAGGGGTGCTGCTGGAACATTACTACAGAGTTGATACCCGAAGTAATCAAGTCAACATTTATGGGGCCATAAGGACCTGTTAAAGTTGCATTCGTAGGATGAGAAGCGTAGCCTGTTAATACATATACCCCATCGTATTGATTGCGCGCACCAATATTCAATAGCAGATGATTCCAGTTTTCAATAGGCAAAGAAGATTTTACGATAGTGATGGGTAAGATATAACTTTTGCTTGCATTTATTTTGGTGGTATAAATGATTACATTGGTAAATGCAAGACGTTGACCTGCCGGTACTGTCAAGTCCCATCCTGTAACCGAATAAGTACTGTCGGGTAGTAATTCATAATTTGTACCATTATTGGTGTTATATTGATTTAAATAAGCAGTATCCAGTCCCAGAGTTGCTGTTACCGGAGTATTGAGTGGGTTTGGCGAAGCTACATTTACGTATACAGGCAAAGTATCCGGTGTATTGGAAACATTAAAAGAAAACGTAACTACGCCATTTAAATTGGCAGCGGCCAGAGGAAGCTGAATAGAAGGACTTACTTTTGATAAATCAACATAATATTGATTATTCTTTAAACATCCAGCAAATGCAGTCCATATTGTGATTAAGAGAATCGGCTGAATATATTTTAGTATCTTCCTGTTTTCCATATAACATTAGTTTAGTGAAAATAAAATATTGTGACGTTAAAAATTTATTGACCCCAGAAAACTTTATTTGTAAATGCATTCACCTGGTCTCCACCATCCGCTTTCAATGCATCAATATTCCGTTGAAATTCGGATGTGGGATACAGGTAGCGATACGGCATGTGATTCGCTACCCTGCCAGAGTACACGGAAACTGGAACCACTGGAAACCCAGTTCGGCGCCAATCATTCCAAGCTTCTACATTGCAAATTCCATTAAGAGCAGCCCATTTTTGGGTGATAATAGCCTGTATTTTATCTGAACTCGCATTCCAACCTATGTTTGCAACATTCTGACTATAATAAGCTTGTGCTTGTTGATCGGCAACAGATTGTTGTCCACCCACATTTAAATATTCGAATGAAGCGGTGATCCCATTTTGATAAAGTGTTTGTGCATCTCCACTCATATAACCCCGCACTACAGCTTCGGCCTGCACAAAATAACTTTCTGCAGCGAGCATAATCACGGCCGGAGCATTATAACCCTTTAACACGCCAGGGCCTAATCCGGAACCCTTTGACGGTTGCAAAGTTTGTTCGCCCAATGGGTCGGCAGCATATTTACTGGTATCGATCTCCGATTCAACAGGAGTAGCGAAGAAATTCGGATCCCGCGGATCATCACCTATCTGGCCATAAAAGTATGCCAGACGTGGATCATGATTCAGTTTATAAAAATCCA
It includes:
- a CDS encoding MotA/TolQ/ExbB proton channel family protein — encoded protein: MTGILLQMQATDSLLRVADSINRLANTPPAAQSISLFDLLKKGGVLMIPLGILSLIAIFFFIERFIAIRRAGRIENNFMNMIRDHIMNGNVTAARTLARNTDNPAARMIEKGIQRIGKPIDNIERSMENVGKLEIYKLEKNMIILSMVAAVAPMFGFLGTIAGMIQTFFNISVTSDITLGTIAGGIYVKMITSATGLIIGIFAYMGYSYLNAQIDKVINKMEAAAAEFIDILQEPTR
- a CDS encoding biopolymer transporter ExbD — translated: MDLRKRRREEAKVESSALNDILFIFLLFFLIVSTLANPNVIKLSLPRAESNTKAKQTVVVSIDAQQRYYVGTTQVPFDQLMQVLAPRLASEQVDATIVINADKTVPIDDVVKVMEIARQLHAKVVLATAHPDAGTAHP
- a CDS encoding DUF1735 domain-containing protein, whose product is MENRKILKYIQPILLITIWTAFAGCLKNNQYYVDLSKVSPSIQLPLAAANLNGVVTFSFNVSNTPDTLPVYVNVASPNPLNTPVTATLGLDTAYLNQYNTNNGTNYELLPDSTYSVTGWDLTVPAGQRLAFTNVIIYTTKINASKSYILPITIVKSSLPIENWNHLLLNIGARNQYDGVYVLTGYASHPTNATLTGPYGPINVDLITSGINSVVMFQQHPWSNSSNSVLPSGYQPNYTIDPNTFQVTVTNQVFGNTVLNSPGYNSHYDPNTRTIYAAWQYNGSGGTRTFIDTLTYISPR
- a CDS encoding 5'(3')-deoxyribonucleotidase — protein: MKKMTLIVDMDEVIADPITKLRAWYARDFGKQLTDEEIAGKHLADVVPPEHAAVLYAYLNTPGFFRDLSVMEGAVDVIKCLNEKYDLYVVSAAMEFPHSLKDKFDWLKEHFPFIRWQQICLCGSKYIVHADIMIDDHSRNFHAGIQRKILFTSHHNLFEPADERVDNWEQIARKLL
- a CDS encoding SusD/RagB family nutrient-binding outer membrane lipoprotein; this encodes MKKILIVTILAAGVLGACTKNISELNNNPKAPENAPGEGLFSNAQKAFTDIMTTPNVNQNIFELIVQFWAETTYPQESQYDLGERNIPQNWWTILYRDVIKDYDQAKVLIRQETALTTEDQKIKANKLAIAEICEVYAYSVVLNTFGNIPYTEALNPDNTTPKFDDAKTVYYALLDSLDASLAQLDPNYESFGSNDLIYGGDVAKWIKFANSLKLDLGLLIADADPAKAKTVVEAAAPNVFQSNSDNAVFQYLSAPPNVNPIWTNLVQSNRNDFVPAKTLIDTMNALNDPRRPFYFTLDPNGNYSGGIPGAGNTYANFSHTSDMTKAPDFPSIWLDDAQVEFDLAEAVERGFNVGGTAQSHYNKAITASIEYWGGTSTDALAYLAQPSVNYLTAPGNWKHKIGIQSWIALYLRGWQAWTQWRKLDYPALQKAANALTDIPVRYTYPINEQTLNKANYDAASQAIGGDDVTTKLFWDKY
- a CDS encoding AIR synthase-related protein, with protein sequence MKDSLYHRRGVSASKEEVHAAIARLEQGLYPHAFCRIFPDYLAQDPAWACLSHADGAGTKSLLAYLYWRETGDINIWKGIAQDALVMNLDDLLCVGAYQHFVYTSTIGRNKKWIPAEVLKALVEGTMECIEQLRGYGVDIHYVGGETADVGDLVRTIIVDGNITVRWPQARLVTNEHIHEGDVIVGLASAGQTIYEQRYNSGIGSNGLTLARHELLHKSYLQEYPEACDAQLDTEWQYTGPYRLTDRASPHPHTVGELLLSPTRTYAPLLKALLEAHLDWVHGLVHCTGGGQTKLMRFLPPGLAAVKDQLFPLPPVFQIIRETSQASWEELFQVFNMGHRMEIITAEAHVENIVQLARDFGIEARVVGRIVKATGKATLHIMHPDAGTLVYPSSENAN
- a CDS encoding SusC/RagA family TonB-linked outer membrane protein — translated: MKKVLLFLTALFFSAVGAFGQQRTITGKVVSQDGSPIPFATVQIKGTASGTTTNQNGSFTLEVPANAVLHISSIGYEAQDVQVGAQNQVVVRLLPTAQNLKEIVVTALGIERNKNELPYAAQQVSGDQVTNTRSDNFLSALSGKVAGLQIKSNNNLGGSTNIVLRGYKSITGNNQALIVIDGVPVDNSNYNSSSERNGFAGYDYGNTGTDINPDDIASINVLKGAAATALYGSRAANGVILITTKKGKKGLGITFNIGGATGSMDKSTWPKYQHEYGAGYFDPDYYTYSDAPPSPDPHFLYEKVNGQYALVVPTTEDASFGAKFDPNLLVYQWDAFDPTSPNFGKPTPWVAAKNDPTTFFETPYSYNTSVFVQGGDDKQTFKLGYTRTGDKGILPNSHLTKDMVDFSSTYNITSRLKATASINYTKENAIGRYGSGYDAYNPATNFREWWEMNVDIKEQKAAYFRTLKNITWNMTDPVGGDIGPIYWDNQYFVRYQNYESDSRNRYFGYLMLNYDPTSWLSLMGRVSLDQYAGLQEERGNVGSVNVPYYSRYNNNFKEFNYDFLANFNKDLSSRLNLKALLGANLRRTYFNSIYASTNGGLVIPGLYALSNSLNPINAPSETDEQIEVGGVFGGITLTYNNFLILDATARQDQSSTLPATKNKYFYPSISGGFIFSQLLKNVTWLSFGKLRLNYAEVGNDAPWAFISDVYDKPTPYGSVALFSVPNRKNNAELKPERTRSYEGGVNLGFLNNRISVDVTYFKTNTINQIINISIPAETGYTSKVINAGNVENKGWEVTLNLIPVKTNSFSWNMDINWARYRNKVISLYSGVQNIQIGAFQGGVSLNATVGQPFGVLKGKDFVYLNGRPVVKSNGYYQITASADNVIGNINPDWTGGISNTFTYKNFRLNFLIDIKQGGDLFSIDQWYGQGTGLYIESVAKNANGKSIRDPVDQGGGYIFPGVTADGKENTKYAAITGLRGFGYNNMPNKAYIFDASYIKLREVNLTYSLPETLVSHMHPFKTIDVSVYGHNLWIIHKNLPYADPEEGPSSGNIQGFQVGSYPTYRMYGFNLKFTF
- a CDS encoding MFS transporter, with the translated sequence MEQSVKATAQAQLDSTDGILSQAALSRLRWLMAIGCGASVANIYYCQPLLGAFSRYFRVSEAAAGNINIFTQVGYGLGMLFILPLGDKISRRSLILALFLLAACVLGITGLSTSLWVLDLCSMGIGLCSVSCHVLIPYGAHLSPDAQRGKMIGSLLSGLLVGILVSRTLSGWVAQYLGWRWVYEIAALLMLIFYLLLWLTLPDEQPAFQGSYTRLLVSVWELWKQQPVVRQSAWIGAMLFGAISAFWATMAFFLEAPPYHLPLSWIGMFGLVGAGGAMAAPLVGRITDRRSPLLTIRVGILLVLGGYLTLFFAALHIVLVIVGVILLDVGLQAAHVSNQARNYALLPHARTRLNTIYMTAFFGGGTLGSILGNIAWNQFQWTGVCVTGLTMALLSWLAITKTSHL